The proteins below come from a single Lepidochelys kempii isolate rLepKem1 chromosome 20, rLepKem1.hap2, whole genome shotgun sequence genomic window:
- the S1PR2 gene encoding sphingosine 1-phosphate receptor 2 yields the protein MGSIYKDYFNPLKIREHYNYTKGLTESQLTPGRNPVSVAIVVLCCLIVLENLLVLLSVYRNKKFHSAMFIFIGNLAFSDLLTGLAFMANVLLSGRYTFSLTPVQWFVREGTAFATLAASVLSLLAIAIERHVAITKVKLYGSDKNCRMVLLIGACWVISVAIGGLPIMGWNCMGQLEDCSTVLPLYSKRYILFVVTVFTAILLSIVVLYGHIYCIVRSSHAEIAGTQTLALLKTVTIVLGAFIICWLPAFIILLLDTLCAIKACPILCEAGYFFSFATLNSAVNPVIYTLRSKDMRKEFLRVLCCWGGAGRGKPAKRCMVPLRSSSSLEHGTQKQELPTSPILRECTTSV from the coding sequence ATGGGGAGCATCTACAAGGATTACTTCAACCCGCTGAAGATCCGGGAGCACTACAACTACACCAAGGGGCTGACCGAGAGCCAGCTGACCCCGGGGCGCAACCCCGTCTCCGTCGCCATTGTCGTCCTGTGCTGCCTGATCGTGCTGGAGAACCTGCTCGTGCTGCTCTCCGTCTACCGCAACAAGAAGTTCCACTCGGCCATGTTCATCTTCATCGGCAACTTGGCCTTCTCCGACCTGCTGACCGGCCTGGCCTTCATGGCCAACGTCCTGCTCTCGGGGCGCTACACCTTCTCGCTGACGCCGGTCCAGTGGTTCGTGCGGGAGGGCACGGCCTTTGCCACCCTGGCGGCCTCGGTCCTCAGCCTGTTGGCTATCGCCATTGAGCGGCACGTGGCCATCACCAAGGTGAAGCTGTACGGCAGCGACAAGAACTGCCGCATGGTGCTGCTGATcggggcctgctgggtgatctcgGTGGCCATCGGGGGCCTGCCCATCATGGGCTGGAACTGCATGGGGCAGCTGGAGGACTGCTCCACCGTCCTGCCCCTCTACTCCAAGCGCTACATCCTCTTCGTGGTCACCGTCTTCACCGCCATCCTGCTCTCCATCGTGGTGCTGTACGGCCACATCTACTGCATCGTCCGCTCCAGCCACGCCGAGATCGCCGGCACGCAGACCCTGGCCCTGCTCAAGACAGTCACCATTGTGCTGGGGGCCTTCATCATCTGCTGGCTGCCAGCCTTCATCATCCTCCTGCTGGACACCTTGTGCGCCATCAAGGCTTGCCCCATCCTCTGCGAGGCGGGCTATTTCTTCAGCTTTGCCACCCTCAACTCGGCCGTCAACCCCGTGATCTACACGCTGCGCAGCAAGGACATGCGCAAGGAGTTCCTGCGGGTTCTCTgctgctggggcggggcagggcgcgGCAAGCCGGCCAAGCGCTGCATGGTGCCACtccgcagctccagctccctggAGCACGGCACCCAGAAGCAAGAGCTGCCCACCTCGCCCATCCTGCGGGAATGCACCACCTCGGTGTGA